A single genomic interval of Salvelinus namaycush isolate Seneca chromosome 41, SaNama_1.0, whole genome shotgun sequence harbors:
- the cbx2 gene encoding chromobox protein homolog 2 has translation MEELSAVGEQVFDAECILNKRLRKGKLEFLVKWRGWSSKHNSWEPQTNILDPRLLAAFNKSEQEKEILISKRGKRPRGRPRKVVETVPEVSKSSSSSSSSSGSSSSSSSSSSSDDDDDDDNNDRKAKPGPRTRELHPVPQKKAQIVVAKPEPPRKKRGRKALPAEMKAIQQNKGQRKIIKTVAKDSPADLRGGIKKPFHPASFTFMGLNSRGPLSVQGRCSLAQGGTTKNSMNTAGRSNTSASLSFNQRSNQSKSHASDFKLSVSEVDSGAGLNLKTTASKSPGVAALNLHNSKLSTSNGNPQGAFQPQLGSHNGQKKPDAPGQTPVQQVPNNKPAAPLSTPKGPANQAASLQALNLQSVNKSTPGNGTPGNGTVPVSNLRSTANPARKDTVGQYGQEKNPVQSPVTPGGQQPRKNHPGVDKVKAEETSEVGVTAERPERLTTTRAQARVEKSIVQNPSAEARDILGKRERSASKDSGKQAKVLLSEMSTGEESTSDSDHDSPYPSNSQDLSISVQTGQDWKPTHSLIEHVFVTDVTANLVTVTVKESPTSVGFFNIHNY, from the exons GCACAATAGCTGGGAGCCCCAAACGAACATCCTTGACCCAAGATTATTGGCTGCATTTAACAAGAG TGAACAAGAAAAGGAAATTCTGATCAGCAAGAGAGGGAAAAGGCCGAGGGGGAGACCTCGAAAAGTTGTG GAAACTGTGCCTGAAGTGTCAAAGTCAAGCAGCTCTTCGTCATCTTCATCTGGCTCATCATCGtcatcttcttcctcttcctcatcggATGATGACGACGATGATGATAACAACGATAGAAAGGCAAAGCCAGGTCCCAGAACACGGGAGCTCCACCCTGTCCCTCAGAAGAAAGCACAGATTGTTGTGGCCAAGCCGGAGCCCCCGAGGAAGAAGCGAGGCAGGAAAGCACTGCCTGCAGAAATGAAGGCCATTCAACAGAACAAGGGCCAGCGCAAGATCATAAAGACAGTTGCCAAAGACTCCCCTGCAGACCTCCGAGGTGGAATCAAGAAACCCTTTCACCCAGCCAGCTTCACCTTCATGGGGTTGAACAGCAGAGGCCCTCTGAGTGTCCAGGGCAGATGTTCCCTGGCCCAGGGTGGGACTACTAAAAACTCCATGAACACTGCAGGCCGGTCAAATAcctcagcttctctctctttcaaccAGAGATCCAACCAGAGCAAGAGTCACGCTTCTGACTTCAAACTGTCGGTCTCTGAAGTGGACAGTGGAGCAGGTTTGAACTTAAAAACGACTGCAAGCAAATCTCCTGGAGTAGCAGCGTTGAATTTGCATAACTCCAAACTCTCAACCAGCAATGGCAACCCGCAAGGAGCTTTTCAGCCACAGCTGGGTTCCCACAATGGGCAGAAGAAACCAGATGCCCCTGGGCAAACACCAGTGCAGCAGGTACCCAATAACAAACCTGCTGCCCCCTTGTCCACTCCTAAAGGCCCTGCCAACCAAGCTGCAAGCCTTCAGGCACTAAACCTGCAGAGTGTGAACAAATCAACACCGGGCAACGGTACTCCAGGCAATGGCACCGTGCCAGTGTCCAACCTGCGAAGCACTGCCAACCCAGCACGGAAAGACACAGTTGGTCAGTATGGTCAAGAGAAAAATCCTGTACAGAGTCCTGTCACGCCTGGTGGACAACAGCCCAGAAAGAACCATCCTGGAGTTGATAAGGTCAAAGCTGAGGAGACCAGTGAAGTGGGTGTCACGGCAGAGAGGCCTGAGAGGCTGACTACAACAAGGGCCCAAGCAAGGGTTGAGAAGAGCATTGTCCAGAACCCCTCCGCAGAGGCCAGAGACATCCTGGGCAAGCGGGAGAGATCTGCCTCCAAAGACAGTGGCAAGCAGGCCAAGGTCCTCCTGAGTGAGATGAGCACCGGTGAGGAGAGCACCTCAGACTCTGACCATGATTCGCCCTACCCAAGTAACAGTCAGGACTTGTCCATCTCAGTCCAGACCGGCCAGGACTGGAAGCCCACTCACAGCCTGATCGAGCATGTGTTTGTTACTGACGTCACTGCCAACCTTGTCACTGTCACAGTCAAGGAGTCCCCAACCAGTGTGGGCTTCTTCAACATACATAATTATTGA